The following coding sequences are from one Perognathus longimembris pacificus isolate PPM17 chromosome 13, ASM2315922v1, whole genome shotgun sequence window:
- the LOC125362647 gene encoding translation initiation factor IF-2-like, translated as MTKMHCGTEGTNLKRAPLGTRERYLSALTSGQRAPGGSSEKGRRKHGGEGGGLGAGGQTRLRNSRPRPARPRSNRAPPSAAARARSYRGPAALREGPNTGRLPASERTPKFPPGEPPPPRKVTLPERPARGPARQSPAVTGRGRRGARAASPRRSGRAEAAPGRLVPPARPPLTHARRRREARARPHTAPRIRPASTRARPAPPRPPRRYPRAPRAPHLAPPAAVAAVPQFAPELRRRGCQQSRLLLAAPSGSSLREQGGLRLEGCGASGLRRGGAEGVQSEAARAGRAGESYANETRHVHGRFKRVARGRTWVARFSLRGRDPPGASDGPRFQPSVVPVSRGPSALGPGVRGRGRGGSARPGSSGGLASRGDGWRGPS; from the exons atgaccaagatgcattgtggaACT GAAGGCACTAACTTGAAACGCGCTCCTCTCGGCACGCGGGAGCGCTACCTATCGGCTCTCACCAGCGGCCAGAGGGCCCCCGGGGGCTCCTCCGAGAAGGGCCGTCGGAAAcacggcggggagggaggggggctcggGGCCGGGGGGCAAACCCGCCTCCGGAACTCCAGGCCCCGGCCCGCCCGTCCGCGCTCTAATCGGGCTCCGCCGAGCGCGGCGGCCCGAGCGCGGTCTTATCGCGGCCCCGCAGCGCTCCGGGAGGGGCCCAACACCGGGCGCCTCCCCGCGAGCGAGCGGACCCCGAAGTTCCCTCCCGGAGAGCCTCCGCCGCCCCGGAAGGTGACTTTACCAGAGCGCCCGGCTCGAGGCCCGGCCCGCCAGAGCCCCGCGGTCACCGGCCGAGGCCGCCGGGGAGCTCGCGCCGCGTCACCGCGCCGGAGCGGCCGGGCGGAGGCCGCGCCGGGCCGCCTCGTCCCGCCCGCTCGGCCCCCGCTCACGCACGCACGGCGCCGGCGGGAGGCGCGGGCCCGACCTCAC ACGGCGCCCAGAATCCGCCCGGCCTCCACCCGAgcccgcccggcccctccccgcccgccgcgccgTTACCCGCGGGCGCCGCGCGCACCGCACCTCGCGCCTCCTGCGGCAGTGGCGGCCGTGCCTCAGTTCGCTCCGGAGCTGCGCCGCCGTGGCTGCCAACAAAGCCGCCTTCTATTGGCCGCGCCCTCTGGCTCCTCCCTCCGCGAGCAAGGCGGGCTCCGATTGGAGGGTTGTGGCGCAAGTGGATtgcgccggggcggggcggaaGGCGTCCAATCGGAAGCCGCCAGGGCGGGGCGCGCCGGCGAGTCGTATGCAAATGAGACGCGTCACGTGCACGGCCGCTTTAAAAGGGTAGCGCGGGGCCGCACGTGGGTGGCGCGGTTCTCCCTCCGCGGCCGCGACCCTCCCGGTGCGTCCGACGGGCCGCGCTTCCAGCCATCCGTGGTGCCGGTGAGCCGGGGCCCCTCGGCCCTAGGCCCCGGTGTccggggccgggggcgtggcGGGTCCGCCCGGCCGGGAAGCAGCGGAGGCTTGGCCTCCCGCGGGGATGGGTGGAGAGGCCCCAGTTAA